One stretch of Pseudomonas azotoformans DNA includes these proteins:
- a CDS encoding GNAT family N-acetyltransferase: protein MTPFPTLHTQRLQLRELVTQDAQALFAIYRDTDSMRWFGADPMTDIAQAKRLIETFAQWRTQPNPGTRWGLEFEGRLIGSCGLFKWNRGWNSCSLACELAPQFRGEGLMSEALRTTLEWGFRQMHLQRVEALVHPHNHASRALLERLGFKAEGKLREAGFWNGQRHDLEVLGLLAREWPYQSRLDK from the coding sequence ATGACCCCCTTTCCTACCCTGCACACTCAACGCCTGCAACTGCGGGAGTTGGTGACCCAAGATGCCCAGGCGCTGTTCGCCATCTACCGCGATACCGACAGTATGCGCTGGTTCGGCGCTGACCCGATGACCGACATTGCCCAGGCAAAGCGCCTGATCGAGACCTTTGCCCAATGGCGTACCCAACCGAATCCGGGAACTCGCTGGGGGCTGGAGTTCGAGGGCCGGTTGATCGGCAGCTGTGGCTTGTTCAAGTGGAACCGTGGATGGAACAGTTGCTCGCTGGCCTGTGAGCTTGCACCGCAATTCCGAGGCGAGGGTCTGATGAGCGAAGCGCTGCGCACCACCCTGGAATGGGGTTTCAGGCAGATGCACTTGCAGCGAGTGGAAGCGCTGGTTCATCCACATAACCACGCGTCCCGCGCTTTGCTGGAGCGTCTTGGCTTCAAAGCCGAAGGAAAACTGCGAGAAGCCGGATTCTGGAACGGCCAGCGACATGACCTTGAAGTGCTGGGGCTGCTGGCGCGGGAATGGCCGTATCAATCCAGACTGGACAAGTAA
- a CDS encoding cysteine hydrolase family protein, with protein sequence MRQVLLIIDVQPSFNPPAWLVDGINALLGRMPSIATVERHDERITPFTRQLGWQPAPDDQSLIAADRIFIKHGYAPTPETVAYLKSLAPERVLVCGIQTDTCVLAAGFALFDAGLQPTLISDLTMGSSLDRSGQLGVDLWRHHFGHVVDRDQVAATL encoded by the coding sequence ATGCGCCAGGTACTGCTGATCATCGATGTGCAACCCTCGTTCAACCCTCCCGCGTGGCTGGTGGACGGCATCAATGCCCTGCTGGGTCGCATGCCGTCAATCGCCACCGTGGAGCGTCACGACGAGCGCATCACCCCCTTCACCCGGCAACTTGGCTGGCAACCGGCACCGGATGACCAAAGCCTGATTGCGGCGGACCGCATCTTCATCAAGCACGGCTACGCGCCGACACCCGAGACCGTCGCCTACCTGAAAAGCCTGGCCCCCGAACGCGTGCTGGTGTGCGGTATCCAGACCGACACCTGCGTGCTGGCGGCGGGGTTTGCGTTGTTTGATGCCGGGTTGCAGCCGACGTTGATCAGCGATCTGACCATGGGCTCGTCGCTGGATCGGTCGGGGCAGTTGGGGGTGGACCTATGGCGGCATCACTTTGGGCACGTGGTTGATCGAGACCAGGTCGCTGCCACCTTATGA
- a CDS encoding glycoside hydrolase family 15 protein — MVDLKSEQQSPIDAHGIIGDMRSAALVNDKGSIDFFCWPEFDSPSVFCSLLDSPDAGIFQLTPELPNARREQIYLPDTNVLQTRWLSDDAVVEITDLLAISEEIDDLPLLIRRVRVVSGTAEIHLRCAVRHDYARTPTHASLDNGTVCFSADGQPGLRLSGSHPLLIEDCAAVARFTLDQDEGAEFVLGGQDDERVDSGCTDLALAHTLKFWRGWIAQSNYRGRWREMVNRSALALKLLTSRKHGAIIAAATFGLPESPGGERNWDYRYTWIRDASFTVYAFMRLGFVDEANAYMRWLKGRVSDCCGQPTKINILYGIDGRQELPEAELDHFKGHGGAKPVRIGNGAFDQIQLDIYGELMDAVYLVNKYGEAISHEGWKHTVDVADQVCEIWNTQDVGIWEMRGEQHHFLHSRLMCWVALDRAIRLASKRSLPAPFARWDQTRQAIYADIWSNFWNEERGHFVQHIGSTALDGSMLLMPLVRFVAATDPRWLSTLEAIQKSLVRDGMVYRYRNDDSQIDGLQGTEGAFAACSFWYVECLARAGQVEKAHLEFEQLLRYANPLGLYAEEFDNQARHLGNTPQALSHLALISAATFLDRKLSGEKTTWQP; from the coding sequence ATGGTTGATTTGAAGAGCGAACAACAAAGCCCCATCGATGCCCACGGCATCATCGGTGATATGCGCAGCGCGGCACTGGTGAACGACAAAGGCAGCATCGACTTCTTCTGCTGGCCGGAATTCGACAGCCCGTCGGTCTTCTGTTCGCTGCTGGACAGCCCCGATGCTGGCATCTTCCAACTCACCCCGGAGCTGCCCAACGCGCGTCGCGAGCAGATTTACCTGCCCGACACCAACGTCCTGCAAACCCGCTGGCTCAGCGACGACGCCGTGGTGGAGATCACTGACCTGCTGGCCATCAGCGAAGAAATCGACGACCTGCCGCTGCTGATCCGCCGCGTGCGGGTGGTCAGCGGCACGGCCGAGATTCATCTGCGCTGCGCCGTGCGGCACGACTATGCGCGCACGCCCACACACGCCAGCCTCGACAACGGCACCGTATGCTTCAGCGCCGATGGCCAGCCCGGCCTGCGCCTGTCCGGCAGCCATCCGCTGCTGATCGAGGACTGCGCTGCCGTGGCGCGCTTTACTCTGGACCAGGACGAAGGTGCCGAGTTCGTCCTCGGCGGCCAGGACGACGAACGCGTGGACAGCGGTTGCACCGACCTGGCCCTGGCCCACACCTTGAAATTCTGGCGCGGCTGGATCGCGCAATCGAACTACCGTGGACGCTGGCGCGAAATGGTCAACCGCTCAGCCCTGGCACTCAAGCTGCTGACGTCACGCAAACACGGCGCGATCATCGCCGCCGCCACCTTCGGCCTGCCGGAAAGCCCTGGCGGAGAGCGCAACTGGGACTATCGCTATACCTGGATCCGCGATGCATCGTTCACCGTCTACGCCTTCATGCGCCTGGGCTTTGTCGACGAGGCCAACGCCTATATGCGTTGGCTCAAGGGCCGCGTCAGTGACTGCTGCGGCCAGCCGACCAAGATCAATATCCTGTACGGCATCGACGGTCGCCAGGAACTGCCGGAAGCCGAGTTGGACCACTTCAAAGGCCACGGCGGCGCGAAGCCGGTGCGCATCGGCAATGGGGCATTCGACCAGATCCAGCTGGACATCTACGGTGAACTGATGGACGCGGTGTACCTGGTCAACAAGTACGGCGAAGCCATCTCCCACGAAGGCTGGAAGCACACCGTGGACGTCGCCGACCAGGTCTGCGAAATCTGGAACACCCAGGACGTGGGTATCTGGGAAATGCGCGGCGAGCAGCACCACTTCCTGCACTCACGACTGATGTGCTGGGTAGCGCTGGACCGTGCCATCCGCCTGGCGTCCAAGCGTTCACTGCCGGCGCCATTTGCGCGCTGGGACCAGACCCGCCAGGCGATCTACGCCGACATCTGGAGCAACTTCTGGAACGAGGAGCGCGGGCATTTCGTGCAGCATATCGGCAGCACGGCGCTGGACGGTTCGATGCTGCTGATGCCGCTGGTGCGCTTTGTCGCGGCGACCGATCCGCGCTGGCTCTCTACCCTGGAAGCGATCCAGAAAAGCCTGGTGCGCGACGGCATGGTCTACCGCTACCGCAACGACGACAGCCAGATCGACGGACTGCAAGGTACCGAAGGTGCGTTTGCGGCCTGCTCGTTCTGGTACGTCGAATGCCTGGCCCGCGCCGGCCAGGTGGAAAAAGCCCACCTGGAATTCGAACAACTGCTGCGCTACGCCAACCCCCTGGGTTTGTACGCCGAAGAGTTCGACAACCAGGCCCGACACCTGGGCAATACGCCCCAGGCCCTGAGCCACTTGGCATTGATCAGCGCGGCGACGTTCCTCGACCGCAAGCTCAGTGGGGAGAAAACCACCTGGCAACCCTGA
- a CDS encoding glucose 1-dehydrogenase yields MRISLEQQVALVTGASSGIGAGAAKALAQAGAAVVLNYNSQAAPAEALAKQINAEGGRAIAIGANVSIEEDVERLFAQALDAFGHLDILVANSGLQKDANLVDMSLDDWNTVIGVNLTGQFLCARAAVRIFNRQGVRDGVSRAAGKIIHMSSVHQLIPWAGHVNYAASKGGVEMLMRTLAQEVSEQRIRINGIAPGAIRTAINRAATEGAAEKELLKLIPYGRVGDVEDVANAVVWLASDASDYVVGSTLFIDGGMSLYPEFRGNG; encoded by the coding sequence ATGCGTATCTCGTTGGAGCAACAAGTGGCGCTGGTAACCGGCGCCAGTTCCGGAATCGGTGCCGGCGCGGCCAAGGCTCTGGCACAAGCCGGAGCGGCCGTGGTGCTGAATTACAACAGCCAGGCCGCCCCCGCCGAGGCATTGGCCAAGCAGATCAACGCCGAGGGTGGCCGGGCGATTGCCATCGGCGCCAACGTCTCAATAGAAGAAGACGTAGAACGGCTGTTTGCCCAGGCCTTGGACGCCTTCGGCCACCTGGACATCCTCGTGGCCAACTCCGGCCTGCAGAAGGACGCCAACCTGGTGGACATGAGCCTCGACGACTGGAACACGGTGATCGGCGTCAACCTCACCGGCCAGTTCCTGTGTGCCCGTGCCGCCGTGCGTATCTTCAACCGCCAGGGCGTACGCGATGGCGTATCGCGGGCGGCCGGCAAGATCATCCACATGAGCTCGGTGCACCAATTGATCCCCTGGGCCGGGCATGTGAACTACGCGGCGTCCAAGGGCGGCGTGGAGATGTTGATGCGCACCCTCGCGCAGGAAGTCAGCGAACAGCGCATCCGCATCAATGGCATTGCGCCGGGAGCGATCCGCACCGCCATCAACCGTGCCGCCACCGAAGGCGCAGCGGAAAAGGAACTGCTGAAGCTGATTCCCTATGGACGGGTTGGCGATGTGGAAGACGTGGCCAACGCCGTGGTGTGGCTGGCCAGTGATGCGTCCGACTACGTCGTGGGCAGCACACTCTTTATTGATGGCGGCATGAGCCTGTATCCGGAGTTCCGTGGCAATGGTTGA